The genomic window TAGAGTAATTACTGTGCTTGTGTTTTACAATTTTTCCAGTGTATTCACATATTTTAAATCTTAATATTTCTACTTTAGCCTTTGGAAATTATATGAGGCTATGCATTATTGCAGCCATGCATAGATCATTTTCAATAAGTCATACAAATAAGTATTGGATATTAAATGCTCCATGAATCAAATATAATTTTGTACATTTTAGTATTTTGTAGGCAGATATGGTAGGGGTTCGAAGAAATATGGTATCAAATCTCTTCAGTAGCCAAGGGTGATATGACTACACAAAGGAATAAAATGAACTGATCCTATACTTAATGCAACTCATGCACTATACGTTTTGCTTAGCTTAGATAGTTGTATTTTGATAAATTGTATCTGTCCCTACAGTGAGAAGCCCATGTGCTTTGCTCCACACCATCATGGCTGCTTTTCACATcagacagatgtgtgtgtggCTGCCCTGACCTTGGTTGCCATGGTGACAAGGCACAGAGTTATTCACTGCCTGCCTGGAAACTGAGTTCCTGCTAATTGCTGTTGTCATGGCAACGAAGCAGCTGATGTAATAGTGGGAAAGGACAAGAATCTTAACCCTTTTTAAATGCAGCCCTAAAATACCATGCACTTCTCCAAGAGCCGGGGTACAGGAGGATGTGCTGTAGTTAAATTAGTATTTGAatgaatgtaaaaatatatatatatgaataacaaaaatacatttaggcCTCCGATGAAATATGGCCCAAAGAAATGATGGATGGACGAATTTCTTATTGTGTTCTTCACACACAGTCTCAGTAATTACAAGTGGTCTTATTCTGGTTTTGTCTTAAATATGGCAATTTGTTATGGCCTCGTGGTAAACTGCAGTGTGTTGATTTTTACCAAGTCCATATGATTTAACCCTGCTGTGCCTCTACTTATGCAATCACTTGTTACCATAGAGGTTGCCTAACTGCAAAGTCAGTGGTTGATTTAACAACAGATTTAGCAACAGGTCATGTCATCAACAACAAAGAGCCTTGAACAACTGCAACAATAATCCAACATCAAAACCATTAATAGCAACGTTTCAACCACTTAATGTAGTTGCCTGACAAACATGGCATGCTGGtattcaacccccccccccatttggCATTATATACAGCTCCTGTTGGTGTTGAATTCATGTACACTACTCAATCTTGAACATGGACCACCAATTATTTAGAATTTGTTCATGTTGTGTATGTACAGTTTGTGAGATTTTACTTTCTTACTCCCTCCTCTTTGCTCCTTGTGGAGCAGAAGTCTGCAACAAACCCACGCCACAAGGGTCCATGACCTGCCCCGGGGTCATCTCCTTTGTGGTGTCCAACAAAGGACTGTCTTGACTTTGACGTCTGATTACATCCTCAGTACATGACCTAGCCACCTAAGACTGACTTGGCATGACCCAAAGCCATGACAATACACATCTCTGACTGTAGCATGATCCTTTTCTTAAGATAACAACACTTCCAGACATAAGGGCAGTGTTTCTCTATGTGAACCACACTAATCAGAAATCCCTATCTCACCAGTCACTTCCAACAGGAAGAAAAGGTGGTTTAATGAGAGATGGCATTTTATTGAGTGTTTCTTACCAGAGGGCAGGGTCCCTTCTGTCCCGTAGAGAAGGAGGTATGTCATTTTCACTTTCTCTGGGTCCTACAGAGTGACAGTGTGACGGGGGAGCACCCATTGAGAGGAATAAGGTTGTCGTTAATGACGAACACCTCCAGTCCTTCTACATTTAACCCTTGTATGTGACCAGCAACTCTTAACTTGTTATTTTCAATTTGTTACTAAtttgcagggcctgggttaactaCTTGGATCGGATACCTCCAAGGAAAATCAGGTTGTTAGTGATTGTGTCACACACATAGCACATAGCTTCTGACTAAAGATCCTATGGCACTTGCCATGAGAGGGGTTATCGATCCGGTTTCCTAGTTTCCTAATCTGGCCCTTCATACAGTATTATCATACCAACCTAATCATCCCAGCTTCTAATTTGCCCATTCAACCCCTTAACACTCTCTTGCAAGTCTTCAGCTGGCTGTTGTTAGAAATGAGAATGCATTCTTGTTCACAATCTATGTTTATAGATACATGTATGACAAAAGAGAAATAAAAGATTGAATCACTTATTCTACCAACTGTGTATCAACTACATAGACCCCTGTAGTTATTGATGTTTTTTTCTCTAGAGCGTTATAATATTTAAATCTTCTATATTGACACACCATACTTCCGGTTTTGATTATGTTGTTCTCTCTTCACAGAGAAATAATTTGACATCAGCAGGGAGTGCATACAGTGCATTTATTTACAAACTAGGAGATAACACCCTCCCTGCGCGTTTGGCTCTGGCATATTCATCATCAATGATTCTGTTCCCTTTCCTCTGATGTCGCTGTCACATAGACACTGATTTTTAAAATGACATTTTAAAAAAGAAGCATGAAAAACATAGTTAGAGAAAGCAGAACATCGGGGGAAATACTTAAATACTTAAAATATAAGGACTAATTGGCGGAGGGAAAATAAACAGCAATAGAACCATCCCCTTGAACCCTCTCACACCCTATTGTCAAGACTAGAACATGAAGGCTTAGGAGGAGTTTGCCCCCAACTATTGATCTCACCACATGTAATTCATTTTTTCATAGCAGCTATATATCTCAGTACAGATGTTGTCTTTGAAAGCGTGATCGCCACCTGAGGAGAGGCCTGTTACAACACTAAGACGCATGGACTGCTGACAGCTGATATTAAATTGAGTGCTGTCGCCTGGTGATGCAGGTTGTGAATGTATTGGGTGAGGAGTGGAAGGCCTCCCACAGGTTCTGACAGCACCACACACTGCTTCTCACAGTACCCCCACAGCCCACCACACCGCTCCTCACAGTCCCCCCACAGCCCACCATACCGCTTCTCACAGTCCCCCACAGCCCACCACACCACTCCTCATAGTCCCCCACAGCACACCACACCGCTCCTCACAGTCCCCCACAGCCCACCACACCGCTCCTCACAGTCCCCCCACAGCCCTCACAGTGGTCCCACAGCCCACCACACTGCTCCTCACAGTCCCCCACAGCCcaccacaccactcctctcagtcCCCCCACAGCCCACCACACCACTCCTCACAGTCCCCCACAGCCCACCACACCACTCCTCACAGTCCCCCACAGCCCACCCACCACTGCTCCTCACAGTCCCCCACAGCCCACCACACTGCTCCTCCAGTCCCCCAcagtcccccagtcccccagcccaccACACTGCTCCTCACAGTCCCCCACAGCCCACCACACTGCTCCTCACAGTCCCCCACAGCCCACCACACTGCTCCTCACAGTCCCCCACAGCCCACCACACTGCTCCTCACAGTCCCCCACAGCCCACCACACTGCTCCTCACAGTCCCCCACAGCCCACCACACTGCTCCTCACAGTCCCCCACAGCCCACCACACTGCTCCTCACAGTCCCCCACAGCCCACCACACCGCTCCTCACAGTCCCCCACAGCCCACCACACCCCTCCTCACAGTCGTCCCACAGGCCACCACACCGCTCCTCACAGTCCCCCCCAGCCCACCACACCGCTCCTCACAGTCCCCTCACAGCCCTCACAGTCGTCCCACAGCCCACCACACCGCTCATCACAGCCCCCACAGCCCACCACACCGCTCCTCACAGCCCCCACAGCCTACCACACCACTCCTCACAGTCCCCCACAGCCCTCACAGTGGTCCCACAGCCCACCACACCGCTCCTCATAGTCCCCCACAGCCCACCACACCACTCCTCACAGTCCCCCACAGCCCACCACACTGCTCCTCACAGTCCCCCACAGCCCACCACACTGCTCCTCACAGTCCCCCACAGCCCACCACACTGCTCCTCACAGTCCCCCACAGCCCACCACACCACTCCTCACAGTCCCCCACAGCCCACCACACCACTCCTCACAGTCCCCCACAGCCCACCACACCGCTCTTCCCAGTCCCCCACAGCCCTCACAGTGGTCCCACAGCCCACCACACCGCTCCTCACAGTCCCCCACAGCCCACCACACTGCTCCTCACAGTCCCCCACAGCCCACCACACTGCTCCTCACAGTCCCCCACAGCCCACCACACCACTCCTCACAGTCCCCCCACAGCCCACCACACCGCTCTTCCCAGTCCCCCACAGCCCTCACAGTGGTCCCACAGCCCACCACACCGCTCCTCACAGTCCCCCACAGCCCACCACACTGCTCCTCACAGTCCCCCCACAGTCCACCACACCGCTCCTCACAGTCccctgtcacgaaccggctcaaagcccgtaataaaaggagacaacgtggagataaggagtaacaaaatatatatttattaactaaagcaactaaggaaaatatacaaaggtgtgtgtaatcagtaatcagtagtgtaagtgagtgttttgcatgcaagaatgtgataatgcagggtgttgaaagctgccaaagcaaacaaacaaaagaccaccaagaaccacaacacaatctacaaaggtgtctgcatggagagagtctcttccatgaatgtggaagaggtctatttatcctgggagacacctggcccaggtgtttcccatgaagctgacgacccccccaactccgcccaccggcatcctaataaggaaacaagaacaaagagagaataaggcagacagagtgggagggtcgtcacacccCCCACAGACCACCACACTGCTCCTCACATTCgtcccacaacccaccacaccGCTCCTGACAGTCATCCCACAGCCCACCACACCGCTCCTCACAGTCGTCCCACAGCCCACCACACCGCTCCTCACAGTCGTCCCACAACCGACCACACCGCTCCTGACAGTCATCCCACAGCCCACCACACCGCTCCTCACAGTCGTCCCACAGCCCACCACACCGCTCCTCACAGTCGTCCCACAGCCCACCACACCGCTCCTCACAGTCCCCCACAGCCCACCACACCGCTCCTCACAGTCCCCCACAGCCCACCACACCCCTCCTCACAGTCGTCCCACAGGCCACCACACCACTCCTCACAGTCCCCCACAGCCCACCACACCGCTCCTCACAGTCCCCCACAGCCCACCACACCGCTCTTCCCAGTCCCCCACAGCCCACCACACCGCTCCTCACAGTCGTCCCACAGCCCACCACACCGCTCCTCACAGTCCCCACAGCCCCCTATAAAGCTCCTTTCAGCCCCACATACTGTTCCAGTGCTCCTATGAGCCCCCATACCTCTCCCCCTAGCCCTCAGAGCTCCCGCTGCTCGCAGCCAGTCACTGCCTCATCACATGCTCAGTGTGTCTtcatctctgctctgctccaggGACGCATCCGACCAGACCACAGCAGAGCTGGCTGTTtctggatggtgtgtgtgtctatgtctgtgtgtgtgcgtccgtccGTGGGAGCATGCGTACAGGGAAGAGGGGCAGGAGGGAGTTCTTATCATTGACTGGATTATAAGTGTTCCAATTAGCATTCACAGTCCAAACAACATATCAACAACAGCATCCTAATGGCCCAGTacaatgcagacacacacacacaactccagtgtagatttggccttgtgtttagggatattgtcctgttgaaagcagtgggctggtgggaggagctataggaggatgggctcattgtaatgcctggaatggagttaatggaacagtatcaaacacatcaaacatatggataccacatgtttgactccgttccatcattccattccagccattacaaatGAGCCTGTTCTCCTAAAGTtactcccaccagcctcctctggttgaaagttgaattcatctcccagtgtctggtggaaagcagactggaccaggttttcttctaggattttgcctgtgctgttCTTTTTGATCCTGaaatactccccagtccttaactattacaagcatacctataacatgatgcagttttaagttcctcagcgtacacatcagacaaattgaaatggtcaacccacacagagcgtggtgaagaaggtgcaacagtgcctcttcaacttcaggaggctgaagacatttggcttgtcacctaaaaccctgacaaacttttacagatgcacaattgagagcattctgtcagactgtatcacaggctggtacggcaactgcaccaccctcaaccgcaaagctctacagagggtggtgcggtctgcacaacgcatcaccgggggcaaactacctgccccccaggacacctacagcacccgatgtcacaggaaggccaaaaagatcatcaagggcaacaaccacctgagccatggcctgttcacaccgctaccatccagaaggtgaggtcagtacaggtgcatcaaatctgggaccgaaagactgaaaaacagcttctatcttaaggccatcagactgctaaacagcaatcccCAACTTGGAGAGACTGCTGCCTAGACTGAGACCCAATGACTCACCACTTTAATAAatttatcactagtcactttaaacaatgccactttaaataatgccactttaataatgtttacatatcttacattaccgatattatatgtatatactgtattttatcacatctattgcaccttgcctatgccgctcggccatcgctcattcatatatttatatgtacatattctcattcaccctttTAGATATGTgtttattaggtagttgttgggaaattgttgcattacttgttagatattactgcactgtcggaactagaagcacaagcatttcgctacactcgcattaacctctgctaaccatgtgaatgtgaccaataacattttatttgattagaGTGAACACAATGAATGGGTTAAAGTATTTAAAGCCATATAAAGAGTggtactctgtaatgtgttgtatttgattTACCCCACTCTGTATTCAAGACAAatagttaattgctttgccacatttttttgcagtattacttattaCTAGTGCTaggttgcaaacaggatgcatgttttggaatattttggaatataatgtacttgtcctcttgctcagttgtgcaccggggcctcccactcctctttctattctggttacagtttgcgctgttctgtgaacgAAGTAGTACAccgcattgtacgagatcttccgtttcttgtcaatttctcgcatggaatagccttcatttctcagaacaagaatagactgacgagtttcagaagaaaggtctttgttccTGGCtactttgagcctgtaatcgaaccctcAAATGttgatgttccagatactcaactagtctaaagaaggccagtgttgttgcttctttaatcagtacaacagttttcagctgtgctaacataatttaaaaaatggttttctaatgatcaattagccttttaaagtggacttggattagctaacaaaacatgccattggaacacaggagtgatggttgctgataatgggcctctgtacgcctatgtagatattccataaagaatctgccgtttccagctacattagtcatttacaacattaactatgtctacactgtatttctgatcaatttgatgttattttaatgggcaaaaaaatgtgcttttctttcaaaaacaaggacatttctatgtaacctcaaacttttgaacgcgGTATATACTTTTTAATATGTATAAAGAAGTAAATATGGCTCACATGTTAGGCTTACTAATTGCAAAATATTTAGTGTCATGTCTGTGAAAAATGTGGGAACAAATGGGTTATAGTATTTAAAGCCATCAGACCTACAGGTACAGTTACCCTGAGCATGATGTTCAGGAAGAAACAGGTGGCTTAACACTGGAGCTGTAATTGGGAAAGCTTGTGTTATTTCTGTCACTGAGCCACAGTAATCACACAGACATGCTCTCTCCCACACAGTAAAGGTAGAAAGATATGAACGACCACCTGTTTGTGAGCTTGACTGTCTAATAAGTGATGGAGGTAGTACGAGAGGGATGAGGAAGAATAACAAACTAGAAAAGGAAACATACTGCAGGCTCCATTTTCTGATGAACAACAGCTAACAGATGGAAACAACCTGAGTCTCTCATACTGCAGTCACAGGAAACAACATCAACCTCTCTGAAATCATTGATTAACCTGATATCAACATTTAGGATCAATAACAGGAGAGACTTTTGTGTTACGAGTACTTTATTGATTCATTTGATGCGATGATTGTGAGATGTGAGTCCTTTTAAAGTGATATTGAATTCACAGCAAGGGAAACAGGAGCTGTGGAGCTGTGGAGAAGCAGTGGCAGCTCAGTTCACCTTTTACCATATTAGTGAATCAATGTTTGCTGGTGCTGCCACCTTGTGGTATAACACCATTATTGACCAATCTGACACATCCTGTAATTAATAATTTGACATCAATTAAACAAAGTGGGGGGAGGATCTATAGGTGAGGCATGTTTGGTGAGCGGTATCGTGCTGTTCCATTAAGATGATACCTCCACATAAACCCAT from Oncorhynchus tshawytscha isolate Ot180627B unplaced genomic scaffold, Otsh_v2.0 Un_scaffold_4_pilon_pilon, whole genome shotgun sequence includes these protein-coding regions:
- the LOC121846195 gene encoding extensin-like, translated to MYWVRSGRPPTGSDSTTHCFSQYPHSPPHRSSQSPHSPPYRFSQSPTAHHTTPHSPPQHTTPLLTVPHSPPHRSSQSPHSPHSGPTAHHTAPHSPPQPTTPLLSVPPQPTTPLLTVPHSPPHHSSQSPTAHPPLLLTVPHSPPHCSSSPPQSPSPPAHHTAPHSPPQPTTLLLTVPHSPPHCSSQSPTAHHTAPHSPPQPTTLLLTVPHSPPHCSSQSPTAHHTAPHSPPQPTTPLLTVPHSPPHPSSQSSHRPPHRSSQSPPAHHTAPHSPLTALTVVPQPTTPLITAPTAHHTAPHSPHSLPHHSSQSPTALTVVPQPTTPLLIVPHSPPHHSSQSPTAHHTAPHSPPQPTTLLLTVPHSPPHCSSQSPTAHHTTPHSPPQPTTPLLTVPHSPPHRSSQSPTALTVVPQPTTPLLTVPHSPPHCSSQSPTAHHTAPHSPPQPTTPLLTVPPQPTTPLFPVPHSPHSGPTAHHTAPHSPPQPTTLLLTVPPQSTTPLLTVPFIPQPTTPLLTVVPQPTTPLLTVVPQPTTPLLTVIPQPTTPLLTVVPQPTTPLLTVVPQPTTPLLTVPHSPPHRSSQSPTAHHTPPHSRPTGHHTTPHSPPQPTTPLLTVPHSPPHRSSQSPTAHHTAPHSRPTAHHTAPHSPHSPL